ATAATAACAACAGGAACTAACTTTATGGAGAACCTAGTACGTCCCAGGTCCTGCCCTCCACGAGCCTGTTGAATCCTGATAACAAGCAGAGGTGGCAGTTGGTGGCATTTCTCCACACAATGAAGAGGAAACTGGCTCTTGATGGGGGTCACCCAGCTCAGCAGGCCTGGAGCTCGATCTTCACTTGGTTCATTGGTGCAGGAACAGTATTTCCCAAGCCTGGTCTCTGTGCCACTCAGTGTTCCGggagctggggatacagcagtgggGAAAAAGCCAGGTCGTGCCTGTGGGGAGGCAGCGTCCTGCCGGGGAGAAAGACCATCAGCAGAACAGTAAATATACACAATCATGTCCGGGAGACAAGCGTGCTGCAAAGAATGACGAAGCCGACCGAGTGGGTGGCGGGAGCTGAGGGGTAGATCTCTAAgacagggtggtcagggaaggggaaaggagatagaggcagagggaacagcaagtgcaagggCCTGAGAAGGGGCAGTGCCAGGCGAGCTCGAGGACCCGCGAGGAGGCCAGTGTGTCTGGGGTGGAGAGAGCAGTGTGGTGCGCCACGAGGGCGCCGGCAGGTTCAGAGCCTGCAGGGCCTTGAGAGCTGTGCTGAGGACTTTGCCTTGACTCTGAGTGGGATGGAAGCCAGGGAGGGCTCTGAGCAGGGAGGCATGCGATCTAACTCGAGTCCTACCAGGTCCTCTGGCTGTGTGTGGGGACAGACTGGCGGGGGTTAGGGGGTGAAGGCGAGGCACGAAGTGATGGTTCCTGGACCAAGATGTTGGCAGTGGAAAGGGTGAGAAGTGTTAGgttgtgaatgaataaatatatatgtatgtcccccctcagcctttctttgtcttttatgacttcgattttttttttggtgaggaagattagccctgagctaaaatctgttgccggtagtcctctttttgctgaggaggattggccctgggctaacagccgtgcccatcttcctctactttatatgtgggatgctgccacagcatggcttgataagcggtgtgtaggtccatgcccaggatccgaacctgtgaaccccgggccactgaagtggagcgtgtgaacttaaccactgcaccactgggccggcccctgactttGATATTTTGGAAGAACCCAGGGTAATTTTCCTgtggaatgtccctcaatttgagtttccccatgattagattcaggtaaTCCATTTTGGGCAGGAATACCACAGAAACGGTGCCCTGTCATCCCATCAGGAGGCACCTGGTATCCGTCTGTCCCATGACTGTACACGTTGGCTTTGATGCCTAAGTTAAGGTGGGTTTCTCCACCATAAAGTTACTTTTCACTCTTCACAATGAATAAATATCTTGTGAGGAGGTACTTTAAGACTATGTAGATGTCCTGGACCTCATCAGACCTTCATCCAcaagttttagcatccattgatggttTTAGCTGCCGTTCTACAGTAAGGAAGAATTTCCCTTCTCccctttacttatttattcattgatttatttataattagTGTGCACTCCtggatttctattttattcagtcTGTAACTATCATTATTTTAATGTTCAATCGTTCCAGACTTTGCCAGTGGGAGCCCTTTCCAGCTGGCCCCTGTGTGGTTAGGAATTTATCTGGAAGCTGGCATTTCTTGATGGATTGGATAGGCAGTGtgtgagagaggagaggaggctggggttcattcgttcagcaaatatttattgccagggactggggatgAAGCTGTGATGAAAGAAGTCAGAAGTCCCTGCTCTCCTGGACCTCGAGAACCGTGGTGCCCGTTCCTGGGAAGGGGGGACTGGCAGAGGGCTGGCGCAGAGTTGAGGAGGGGGAATCAGGAGTGGGGTTTCGGCAGGTGAAGCTGAGATGCGGTAGACAAGCCTGTGCTCCCAGTCCTCTCTCCTCCCGCAGTCCCACACTCCCCACGTAACGGCTCCCTGCTCTTCTTCACCCAACAGCCAGGACAATGCAGACTCCGCTGACCATTCCCATGCCTGTGCTCCGGCTCCCCCGGGGTCCTGATGGCTGGAGCCGAGGCTTCGCCCCCGGCGGACGCAGGGCCCCCCTGAAGCCAGAGGTTCCTGGAACCCCGGAGTCTCCCATGGTTCAAGAATCTCAGGAATCCCAGGAACAGCGGGCCCGAGCAGCCCTTCGGGAACGCTACCTCCGCAGCCTGCTGGCCATGGTGGGCCGCCCTGTGAGCTTCACATTGCACGAGGGCGTGCACGTGACTGCTTACTTCGGGGCCACCGACCTGGACGTGGCCAACTTCTACGTGTCGCAGCTGCAGACTCCGATAGGTGTGCAGGCCGAGGCGCTGCTCCGCTGTAGTGACATCATTGCATACACCTTCAAGCCGTAAAGACACTATGATGTTCTGCCTGAGGCCTGGCCACAGGATCCCGGCCCTCCGAATGTTCCTGAGCCCAGAACTCTGGGCCCCATAGAGTTCGGAACTCCCTGGTTATTTTGAGCCAAGCTCCAAGCAACTCCGGCTCCTTGGAACCTCCAGGGTCTAGTCAGTAAAATTCTGCACCAGGAGTTCCAGATCGTGTTGAAAGGAAAGCTCTACCTCGCAGAACTCTAAGCTCGACAGAAATATGGGCCTCCTGCCAGTTCCTGAAGAGTGGGGcgggggagaggggaataaggGAAGGCAAATCGCAGAGTGGTTAACTGTTGATTAAAGAAGTTGCAAAGTTCAGACACCCTGAAGATACTCCTCAATACTCCCCTCCTGCCCAAGAACCAATTTTCCTAGGAAAATTCGCCCCCTGGTTTTTTTTTAAGCGTACCGCTCAGGGATGGAGCCAGATTTAGGGGGTGGAAGGGTGGCTCTCCAAGGGCTGGATCGGTGGAGCTCGGCCAAGAAGGGGAGGACACGTCAGGGTCTGGGAGGAACTCGGATAAAGGCGCGGGGAGTGGATCGCCCCTAGTCTCCGGGAATGGCTGGAGCGACCTGGCTGccgggcctgggagatctggtctCGGATTCTCGGGTGGGGGGAGGACACTACGAGGGACGTGGCTGGTGCTGGGTGACGCCGTCGGCTCCTCCCACCGCCCGCGTCTGGGTGGTGTGGCGCGCACACCTGAGACCGCGGGTTCGCTGCCCCGCCCATGCGGGAAGGGTCGGACCCTACGCCGCGGCGACACTGAGAAAAGGCTGAGGATTCGGGGTCAGCGTGAAGCTTCACCCCTTCTCCATGTCGCTCCAGTGAGGCGTGACCCTCCATGTCACTCGCGTCACTTATCCCCGCCACTGGTAGTCTATCAGCAGATTCGCTTTAAAGAAGTAACTTCTGCCCCCTTGGTAGTCCCATCAGCTTCAGAGTGGAAGTGATGCTCCCACTAAGTATAGATGAGATTGGCTTCGTCCGTCTTCAGTCGCGAAAGTGTGGCGGCCAATGATGTTGAATGAGGCAAGCGGAGAGCCTCGGCTTCCCCAAGACCGTTCACAAGGCCACCTCTGGCAAGTCCCGGGCCTAGCTCTCAAGTTGCCTTGACAACGACGTCGCTTGCTCCTCCCCAAGTCTCCTTTTTTGGTTTTAGCCACGCCCTTCCCCCTAAGTTGCTGGATGGGTTGGGCAAGGCTAGCGAAAGTGCGGAGGCGAATGTTAAGCGATTGAATTGAGCCCTGGGGGCGTGGCTTGAGCGCGTGCTGGTTCGCTCCCGGCTTGGCGATCTACCTGCCCACTGGTATTTAGGTTGGCAGATTCGTCTCTTGCTGTTGGAAATTCTTCCttctcccacttttttatttttcatcaggGCTCTGATACTTCTCATGGGctcctatttattttattttttaaatttaaattatattttatgcgACGCTATCCACATACAGAGAAATACTGATGAAACTGCAAATGGAAGGCTAGAGAATAACTAGCAAGGGGGTATAGGCTTCACCTCCAGGCAGAGGATCCCTCTGTGGGCATCCGTCACCTGTACTCATACATTCAACACAGGTCCTATCGCCTTTCCTTTCAAGTTCTCCATCCCTttgcctctctccttatcagttgGCCTGGCCCCGCCAAGGAGACGTTATTTCTATCAACCCCACTCCCTTCTGCCTTGTCTGAGCTCGTGACGAATGTGTGCGAGCATGAACATCGGTTATTTAGATAGAGGCGGGGAGGCGGGGTGGGGGCGGCTCGGGTTCGCGCCTGCGCGCTGCTCTGGGAGACGGCGTCCACCTCGCCCCGCCCCTCACATGCTGCAGTTTCGGCCTCGCAGATTCACTGCACACGTTTCTTTTTCTCGTGGGTCTTTCTACCTTTTGTTCCCCCCTTCAACCACCTGCGAGACACCTCTACCTGCAAATGGCTTAAATTGATTTTCTGCTCTCCTTAGTACGCGGCGGGCTCGCCGGCCCTTCACGAAAGTGCGGCTGCGAACGAGCAGGCGCGCGCGGGGCCCGGGGGAGGCGCGCTCGGGCTCCCGGCGGCGACGACTACGACGACCAGGAGAGCGAACGGAGGCGGCGCCTGAAGCGGCGGCGGAGCCCATGCCCCGGGACGGCGGGCGGGCCCGGAGAGACAAGTCCGGGGCCCGGGGCATGTCCCCGGGGCCCCCGTGAggaggtggcggcggcggcggcgatgGAGACCCCGCCGCAGGAGGCGCCGCCCGGGCCGGGCGCGGACGGCGACGCCGAGGAGGCCCCCGCCGAGGCCCGGTCTCCCAGCCCCGCGTCGCCCCCCGCCGACGGGCGCCTCAAGGCTGTGGCCAAGCGCGTCACGTTCCCCTCGGACGAGGATATCGTGTCCGGAGCGGTGGAGCCCAAAGACCCCTGGAGACACGGTAGCTGCGGCCGGGGCGCGGGGGCGGGCTGGATGGGGACCCGGGCGTCGGTGCAGCGCCCGGCACAGGGGTGGCGTTCAATAAGTTGCACCTGATGATGATTTAAGGCGACAGTCGTCAGTTTAGAGCTAGAGGGTGTTGGAGAGGGGGTGGCTATTGGGTTGGGAAGGTGAAAAGTAGTTGGTTTATGCCCACTGCCCTCTCCTCCTCGGCCCGAGGGCCGCTGAAGGTGATCGTTTTAGACGTTAAAACGATGAGCAATTAAAGAAAGTTTGGTGGCTTGGGAGGGCGGTAGCCTTCGAGTTCACAGTTCCCCTGGAGAAGAATAGAGAAAGTAgccagggaaggaagaaggggtcAACATTGGCCCCGAAAGGGCGGTTGGAGAAGTTTGATGGGCCCATGGGGATGGAAAGAGGTTAAGTTTCTCGTCTCCAAGCCTTGGGGCGACGGGTGGTCGTGTTGGTCACTTTCTTGGCTGAAACGAGGAAGAGGAATAAACCCGGACTGTGGCTGTAGAGGAGACGGTGGATCCTGGGGTTCGGAAAAGGGAGTCAGGGTAAAAAACACTCGCAGAAAAGGAGCAGAGTTGGTGGTCGATTTGGGGTAGGTGAGACGCTCAGAGGAGGTCTTAGATCTTGGTGTTAAGAAGGAGAAAAGTCACTcatgcctcctcttcctccctggaaaaagggaaacaaagcatTGTCAGTCACTCAGGAGCAGAGGAACTTTGGGGCCTGGCTCTAGAAaggtctctctctgtttttttcctaagagttGGGGAATTGGAGTTGCTGGAAGGTGAGAGCATTGAAGAAGTTTGGTGGCTTGAGGTGGTGGGAGAGGAGCAAGTCCCTGGATCATAGGTCCCCTGGAGAGGGGCAGGTCAGTGTTGGAACTAAAAAGCAGCTGCAAGAGTCTGTTGTACTGGTCGGGCTGGGAAGGTGGCAAGTCTCTCTGGAGATGGAGCAGAGTTGAGTCCATTTCTCTGCTGGAGAAATCTGTCAGTCTTGCTGGGTTGGAGCCTGCGAAGAGAGGGATCAGAGTGGCCCTGGCTTTATAGAAGTTGGTCCGTTGGCCCTGGGGAAAGAGGAGGAACTGTTGTAGGCTGTGGGCAGCGGAGGAATTGGTGGCTTTGAAGTGAGAGTGGGAAATGTGGTAACTGGAAGGTGAACACACAGGGAGCCCGCCATAAGTGCTGGGGTGGCTGGTTATTGTTCAAGAGATAGTGGTTAATTTAAGATTTTTGACATTGGGAGCCAGCCAAGTCCTTGGGCTTCAGGCTCCAGGGTTAGGTGGTCACTTTTGGGTTGCAGAGCTTGGGCTGAGGAAGGGAAGAGTCAGAATGGGTCCTGGCTATAGCGCGGTATCCAGTCCATGGAGTTCAGAGCAGGAAGGGGGAAAGACGTGGAGAGGCAGAGCAGGGTGGTGAAGAGCAGAGGCTccagttcaaatcctgactcccaTTTACCCACTTCATGACCGCAGGCTGGTTACctaactcctctgagcctcagttttcccgtcTGTGGAGTGGGTGATAATACCCATGCCATGGGTTTAAGAGAGGACTGAAAAAGATTTTGTCTGAAAGGTGATTGGCCAGGACGAGCCTTGATGAAGATGCAGTTTCCTTGGTCGTTTTAGGGGTGATGTTAGGTGATGTTGGTCATTTTCGGGGCCAGTCTAGAGGAGTTGGCTCATGGGACTGGGGCCTGATGTTTCTGCTTTCGCAAGCTCCCAGGAGAGGGGCAGAGATGGTGGTTAGTTTGTGGGCCCCGGGGCAAGGGACAGGGAAGATGGTGAGATTGTGGGCTGGAGGGTCGTGATGGAGGCAGTGGGCGAGttagcggggtgggggtgggggacagtttCTGATCTGCAGGTTCCCAGAAGAGGAACAGCTGTGTGTAACCAGCTGTTTGGCTTTGAGTAAGCTGtttttcctctctgagcctcctgttTCTTTCTCTGCAAATGGAGGTGCTAATTTCTACTGTGGACTAGGATTAAATAGTCCTTGTAAGTTCCTGCCGCACAAATAGTATCTGCTGTGATCCAAGCAGATTCGTgtttttgtttggggttttttcatGGGCATTCTCGGAGAGGCAGTGAAGGAGTTTGAGGGGAGGGAAGAATGTCAAGAAAGAGGGTCCGTCAGAGTCTGGCTGGGAGGAGTTGAGAGGATGGTTGCTGATTGGTCTGCCCTGGGTAAGGGTGGAGGTGGGACAGCTCACAGGCTGGGGGAGTCCCTCATTCCTGGGAGTTGAGAGAGGGGTGGCAAGGGTCGGTCTCGGAGGAGGGGCGGGAGACTTGTTGGAGTTGGTCGGTAAGCCTTGGGAAAGCACAGAGGCTGTGATTTGCGCTGTGGGCCTAGTGGGCAGGGTGATGGAGGAGTCCTTTCTGGGGCTTGCTGGTGACGTGACCCCAAGGCCAAGGGCGAGGGAGGAGTTGGCAGGTCTGAATTGGGAGAGCAGTCATTCAGAAGCTGTTCTTCTGTCGTAGAGATGGAGAAGTTGCGTGGGTCAGGAGGTGCAGGAGCATCCCCGGGCTGGGACTTGGCAGCGCTAGAGGATTCTCAGGCTCCGGCACAGGCTGCCCGTTCAGCAGAGCCTTGGCCTGGGAGGAGAGTGTGGCCAGAACAAGGGTGGAGGAGGACTGGGACTGGACTGGAGTGGAGGCCCAGCTGGGTGGGGGCCTCTGGGGGTGTCTGCCTGAGGTCACGTGTTGGGGGATTCCTGGAGGGGAGACCGTCTGGGGGAGGGAGATTGTGAGGGAGGGTCTCAGGCCTACAGAGGCTCAACCTGCCCAGCACCCAGAGGTTCCTTCCTGGCTCCCATCCCACATAGCGCCGGGGGCCTGCTTATTTTCCTGCTTGCCCCGGTGGCCATCCGGTGTTCTGTTACATGTTGCTTTCGTGTTGGTGGTGTCTCCCCTGCGGGAATGGGAGGGCAGACACTGTGCATCCTTGTTTCCACTTTCCTCAGCCCCTCGAAGGACACGCACTGACAGTGGTTGAATGAGCGCTGGTGGACCCGTGTGCAGCGTTCTGGAAGAGGCGAGGCTGGGCCATGCCTGGGACCTGTGTAGCCGAGAGGGCCTCCAGGCCAGCCCGGCAGCAGCATGCTGTGGCCTCGGACAAGGCACTGTTCTTGCTGAGCTTGTTtgtttcctcgtctgtgaaacAGGGCCGGTGATCCCTGCCCCGCTGACCACCCAGGCTGTCTGAGCGGCTGCGAGAACCGCGGGACAGTGTCTCCGCAGCAAGCCAGTTGCGTGTGGAAGGGAAGTGAAGCTGGGGGAGGAGGCGGGGTGGAGACTGTGAGTGGAAGAGGCTCTCTCAGTACCTCGAGGCTGGGCTCGTGTGTGCTCCACTCTCCCTGGGGGTGAAAGTGGGCACCAGCGAGGAGGGACCATCCCGTGGTGGCAGGCCTCGTGGTCCCAGCTCTTCTGAGGGCCAAGGCCGGAGTTGTGCCAGGAACCCTGCCAGACCAGACTGCGGGGATGATCCAAGGCCCAGCTCGTCTTCCCAGTCC
This genomic window from Diceros bicornis minor isolate mBicDic1 chromosome 34, mDicBic1.mat.cur, whole genome shotgun sequence contains:
- the GEMIN7 gene encoding gem-associated protein 7 isoform X1 → MGIPDAPASRTGGSDPGARPSGRRRGARGCAGLRACEPARDHVGRRRRNPGAAARGPPGPVQRGTGGSGAPAAADLARTMQTPLTIPMPVLRLPRGPDGWSRGFAPGGRRAPLKPEVPGTPESPMVQESQESQEQRARAALRERYLRSLLAMVGRPVSFTLHEGVHVTAYFGATDLDVANFYVSQLQTPIGVQAEALLRCSDIIAYTFKP
- the GEMIN7 gene encoding gem-associated protein 7 isoform X2; its protein translation is MQTPLTIPMPVLRLPRGPDGWSRGFAPGGRRAPLKPEVPGTPESPMVQESQESQEQRARAALRERYLRSLLAMVGRPVSFTLHEGVHVTAYFGATDLDVANFYVSQLQTPIGVQAEALLRCSDIIAYTFKP